The following proteins are co-located in the Microvirga ossetica genome:
- a CDS encoding MarR family transcriptional regulator gives MDTSGVTHIDIVRAIERLHRRSLDLIRADLLQAGVDDLSPSQVMMLFTIGPGELSVRDLIERGYYLGSNASYSLKRLVEADYIIRTASERDRRSARIRLSGKGRQLCDLIRQIDKGYYKLVARNDEEERELESTFRTLKRLEQAWSSALRYREPPSDE, from the coding sequence ATGGACACCTCCGGGGTTACGCATATCGACATCGTACGCGCCATTGAGCGCCTGCATCGGCGTTCCCTCGACCTGATCCGAGCCGACCTGCTCCAGGCGGGTGTCGACGATCTAAGCCCATCCCAGGTGATGATGCTGTTCACGATCGGACCAGGCGAGTTGTCGGTTCGGGACCTCATCGAGCGTGGCTATTATCTGGGGTCGAATGCCTCATACAGCCTGAAGCGTCTCGTCGAGGCAGACTATATCATCCGAACCGCGTCTGAGCGTGACCGACGCTCGGCCCGCATTCGCCTGTCGGGAAAGGGGCGTCAGCTCTGCGATCTCATTCGACAGATCGACAAGGGTTATTACAAGCTCGTCGCCCGGAATGACGAGGAAGAGCGCGAATTGGAATCCACGTTCCGAACGTTGAAGAGGCTGGAGCAGGCATGGAGCAGCGCCCTGCGCTATCGGGAACCTCCATCGGATGAATGA